A section of the Arcobacter roscoffensis genome encodes:
- a CDS encoding DedA family protein, giving the protein MIKSLQNHSGKILFAVVLTFLSFLAYNLYIAPVQGFENKFIYLLKTYGYVILFAWSTLEGELGLIMAGLLIHDGHMNLYIAIFIAGLGGFVGDQVYFYTGRFNKAYVHRKFKGQRRKFALAHLLLKKYGWPIIFVQRYMYGMRTIIPISIGLTRYSAKMFAFINLISAWCWAALTIVPVWYFGEEILKVLHWAKEHWYLALPFAIAFGGSIIYYFNKATQKVDRKTLEKEINSEN; this is encoded by the coding sequence ATGATAAAGAGCCTACAAAACCATTCTGGAAAAATTTTATTTGCTGTTGTTTTAACTTTTTTGTCTTTTTTAGCTTACAATCTTTACATAGCACCTGTACAGGGCTTTGAAAATAAGTTTATATATCTTTTAAAAACATATGGTTATGTGATTTTATTTGCATGGAGTACTTTGGAGGGAGAACTTGGTCTTATTATGGCTGGGCTTCTTATTCATGATGGGCATATGAATCTTTATATTGCTATATTTATAGCAGGCTTAGGTGGTTTTGTAGGAGATCAAGTATATTTTTATACTGGAAGATTCAATAAAGCTTATGTTCATAGAAAGTTCAAAGGTCAGCGAAGAAAGTTTGCATTAGCTCACTTGCTTCTTAAAAAGTATGGTTGGCCTATTATTTTTGTACAAAGATATATGTATGGAATGAGAACAATTATTCCAATTTCAATTGGTCTTACAAGATATAGTGCAAAAATGTTTGCATTTATTAATCTTATAAGTGCTTGGTGTTGGGCTGCACTTACTATTGTACCTGTTTGGTATTTTGGTGAAGAGATTTTAAAAGTACTACATTGGGCAAAAGAACACTGGTATTTAGCTTTACCATTTGCAATTGCTTTTGGAGGAAGTATAATTTACTACTTCAATAAAGCAACACAAAAAGTAGATAGAAAAACTTTAGAAAAGGAAATAAATAGTGAAAATTAG
- a CDS encoding leucyl aminopeptidase produces MKISINTKNYKKVKADLEIILINEIEDTKDEEVLEALDFKAVDEACILLPESKKIYVGFEDDTYDSIAIAIATAVKKLQSTKYKTAKIDLSSGALSENVKALIEGALLGSYTFDRYKSEKKEKKKQELIFVVEDEASINEVLNDSKVIAKAVNKARDMVNSTPQDFYPIVMADLAKELAVDAGIDCKVYGENFLEKNHMNAMLSVGRASVHESQLIHMSYKPKNAKKKIVLVGKGLTYDSGGLSLKPADFMVTMKLDKAGGCAVMATLWAVAKLGLPYEVHGIVGAVENMVGGDAYKPDDVLVAKNGKTIEVRNTDAEGRLVLADCLCYAQDEIEDIDYIFDYATLTGACVVGVGEYTTGIMGNDDILKRNAVLSALKSGEYATTLDFNRYLRKTIKSEVADICNIASTRYGGAITAGIFLDNFICEENKDKWIHFDIAGPAYAQKSWGYNPYGGSGAGVRMTIEFLKGLGK; encoded by the coding sequence GTGAAAATTAGTATAAATACAAAAAATTATAAAAAAGTAAAAGCAGATTTAGAAATCATTTTAATAAATGAAATTGAAGATACAAAGGATGAGGAAGTTTTAGAAGCCTTAGATTTTAAAGCAGTTGATGAAGCTTGTATCTTACTTCCTGAATCAAAAAAAATATATGTAGGTTTTGAAGATGATACATATGATAGTATCGCAATTGCAATTGCTACAGCTGTAAAAAAACTTCAAAGCACAAAGTATAAAACTGCAAAAATTGACTTATCAAGTGGTGCTTTAAGTGAAAATGTAAAAGCTTTGATTGAGGGAGCTTTACTTGGGTCTTATACTTTCGATAGATACAAGTCAGAGAAAAAAGAGAAGAAGAAACAAGAGCTTATTTTTGTAGTTGAAGATGAAGCTTCTATTAATGAAGTTTTAAATGACTCAAAAGTTATAGCAAAAGCTGTAAATAAAGCAAGAGATATGGTAAATTCAACTCCTCAAGACTTCTACCCTATAGTTATGGCTGATTTAGCAAAAGAGTTAGCAGTTGATGCTGGCATTGATTGTAAAGTTTATGGTGAAAACTTTTTAGAAAAAAACCATATGAATGCAATGTTAAGTGTTGGTAGAGCCTCAGTTCATGAATCTCAACTTATTCATATGTCATATAAACCAAAAAATGCAAAGAAAAAGATTGTATTAGTTGGTAAGGGTCTTACTTATGATTCAGGTGGATTATCACTTAAACCTGCAGATTTTATGGTAACAATGAAACTTGACAAAGCTGGTGGTTGTGCTGTTATGGCTACTCTTTGGGCTGTTGCAAAACTTGGACTTCCTTATGAAGTACACGGAATCGTTGGTGCTGTTGAAAATATGGTAGGTGGTGATGCTTATAAACCTGATGATGTATTAGTGGCTAAAAATGGTAAAACTATTGAAGTTAGAAATACAGATGCTGAGGGAAGACTTGTACTTGCTGATTGTTTATGTTATGCCCAAGATGAGATTGAAGATATTGATTATATTTTTGATTATGCAACACTTACAGGTGCTTGTGTAGTTGGTGTTGGTGAATATACAACAGGTATTATGGGTAATGATGATATTTTAAAAAGAAATGCAGTTTTAAGTGCCTTAAAGTCAGGTGAGTACGCAACAACTTTAGACTTTAACAGATATTTAAGAAAAACTATCAAATCAGAAGTAGCAGATATTTGTAATATCGCTAGTACTAGATATGGTGGAGCAATTACAGCAGGTATTTTCTTAGATAACTTTATTTGTGAAGAAAATAAAGACAAATGGATACACTTTGACATAGCAGGACCTGCATATGCTCAAAAATCATGGGGATATAACCCATATGGTGGATCAGGAGCTGGTGTTAGAATGACTATTGAGTTCTTAAAAGGCTTAGGCAAATAG
- a CDS encoding DNA ligase — translation MRLFILSIILFNLNALELQKPKVYNKEQDNIKGWYMSEKLDGIRAYWNGKELLSKNGNKIYAPSWFTKDFPNFKLDGELWTKRSDFENIQNIVLDKTPSKDWKNITYNIFEVPHEKGDFRKRLKKIKNWQRVNQNKYIKIIPQIICKNKKHLNKYLNELIKLKAEGIILKNPNITYFEGRNENILKVKKFFDMEALVIGINKHEDGKFKSLKVKLKNGIKFNLGGGFTNEQKKKHPKIDEVVTFKYYGFTKYGKPKFASFLRVRRSE, via the coding sequence ATGAGACTATTTATCCTAAGCATTATACTTTTCAACCTAAATGCACTAGAACTTCAAAAACCTAAAGTTTATAATAAAGAACAAGATAATATCAAAGGCTGGTATATGAGTGAAAAACTTGATGGTATTAGAGCATATTGGAATGGAAAAGAACTTTTAAGCAAAAATGGAAATAAAATATATGCTCCGTCCTGGTTTACAAAGGATTTTCCAAATTTCAAACTTGATGGCGAATTATGGACAAAAAGATCAGACTTTGAAAATATCCAAAATATTGTATTAGATAAAACTCCTTCAAAAGACTGGAAAAATATAACTTACAATATCTTTGAAGTGCCACATGAAAAAGGAGATTTTAGAAAAAGACTTAAAAAAATAAAAAACTGGCAAAGAGTCAATCAAAACAAATATATAAAAATCATACCGCAGATAATTTGTAAAAACAAAAAACACCTCAACAAATATCTAAATGAACTTATTAAATTAAAAGCAGAAGGCATAATACTAAAAAATCCAAATATAACCTACTTTGAAGGAAGAAATGAAAATATTCTTAAGGTAAAAAAGTTTTTTGATATGGAAGCTTTAGTAATAGGAATAAATAAACATGAAGATGGAAAATTTAAAAGTTTGAAAGTAAAACTAAAAAATGGAATTAAGTTCAATTTAGGAGGAGGTTTTACAAATGAACAAAAAAAGAAGCATCCTAAAATAGATGAAGTAGTAACTTTCAAATATTATGGTTTCACAAAATATGGGAAGCCAAAGTTTGCATCATTTTTAAGAGTAAGAAGAAGTGAATAA
- a CDS encoding cold-shock protein, whose translation MENRQNGTVKWFNNDKGFGFIQLEDNSKDLFVHYSEINQTGYGRVSLEDGQKVTFLIGEGQKGEQAKNVEVV comes from the coding sequence ATGGAAAATAGACAAAATGGAACAGTAAAATGGTTCAACAATGATAAAGGTTTTGGATTCATCCAATTAGAAGATAATAGTAAAGATTTATTTGTACACTACAGTGAAATCAATCAAACAGGTTACGGAAGAGTATCGTTAGAAGACGGACAAAAAGTAACTTTCCTAATTGGCGAAGGTCAAAAAGGTGAGCAAGCTAAGAATGTTGAAGTAGTTTAA
- the ychF gene encoding redox-regulated ATPase YchF — protein sequence MGLGVGIVGLPNVGKSTTFNALTKAQNAEAQNYPFCTIEPNKAVVPVPDKRLDELAKIVDPNKIQHSTIDFVDIAGLVRGASKGEGLGNQFLSNIREVEVILHMVRCFDDGNVTHVEGDVDPIRDIEIIETELIYADITQCEKKIEKLKKQSKGSKEAAAMLVVAEELMAHLSELEPVKTFEDKENELFLAMDKELRFLSNKDVIYGANMDEDSLMEGTNEYVEKLKEHASSVDADVITLCAKIEEELVGMEDDEAKEMLTDLGVAESGLEQIIHKAFDKLGLQSYFTAGKMEVRAWTIKKETKAPQAAAVIHNDFEKGFIKAEVISYEDFVANGGESKCKELGKLRLEGKDYIVQDGDVMHFRFNT from the coding sequence ATGGGATTAGGTGTAGGAATAGTAGGACTTCCAAACGTAGGTAAATCAACAACTTTTAATGCTTTAACAAAAGCACAAAATGCAGAGGCTCAAAACTATCCATTTTGTACAATTGAACCAAATAAAGCTGTTGTTCCAGTACCTGACAAAAGACTTGATGAATTAGCAAAAATTGTTGACCCAAATAAGATTCAGCACTCAACTATTGATTTTGTAGATATTGCAGGATTAGTTAGAGGTGCAAGTAAGGGTGAAGGACTTGGGAATCAGTTCTTATCTAATATTAGAGAAGTTGAAGTTATCTTACATATGGTTAGATGTTTTGATGATGGAAATGTAACTCATGTTGAAGGTGATGTAGATCCAATTAGGGATATTGAAATCATTGAAACAGAGTTGATTTATGCTGATATTACTCAATGTGAAAAGAAAATCGAAAAGTTAAAAAAACAATCAAAAGGTTCTAAAGAAGCTGCTGCTATGTTAGTTGTTGCTGAAGAGTTAATGGCTCATTTAAGTGAATTAGAACCTGTAAAAACTTTTGAAGATAAAGAAAATGAACTTTTCCTTGCAATGGATAAAGAATTAAGATTTTTATCAAATAAAGATGTGATCTATGGTGCAAATATGGATGAAGACTCTTTAATGGAGGGAACAAATGAGTATGTTGAAAAACTAAAAGAACATGCAAGCTCTGTAGATGCTGATGTTATTACTCTTTGTGCTAAAATTGAAGAAGAGCTTGTTGGTATGGAAGATGATGAAGCAAAAGAGATGTTAACAGATCTTGGTGTTGCTGAGTCTGGATTAGAGCAAATTATACATAAAGCATTTGATAAACTAGGGCTACAATCTTACTTCACTGCTGGTAAAATGGAAGTTAGAGCATGGACTATTAAAAAAGAGACTAAAGCTCCTCAAGCAGCTGCTGTAATTCATAATGATTTTGAAAAAGGATTTATAAAAGCAGAAGTTATTTCTTATGAAGACTTTGTTGCAAATGGTGGAGAATCTAAGTGTAAAGAGCTTGGAAAATTAAGACTTGAAGGTAAAGATTACATTGTTCAAGACGGTGATGTAATGCATTTCAGATTTAATACATAA
- a CDS encoding HDOD domain-containing protein: MSSISILEKIESLPPLPKTISEIEEFRRKSDKEAFELLQIVEKDALIISTLLKISNSAMFGFRSKVETPSRAINLLGINFTISIAIGGTVQNLLMSNLEPYSISSDDFMRASNLSSTLAHLWVSKFDYDLKEELLLPALLQEAGKFILADIIVSDKKTEMFKAKIAQGEDVAAVEKELVGLSTSEITAKIFRHWKLSDNLIDMIEFVDDVEKCNASIKQKAQILDVIKTACNVTDPLSEENCAKAVEKATKYGLHTKSLEKAIETLQDRLLDE, encoded by the coding sequence TTGTCATCTATAAGCATATTAGAAAAAATAGAATCTCTTCCTCCACTTCCTAAGACTATTAGTGAAATAGAGGAATTTAGAAGAAAAAGTGATAAAGAAGCATTTGAGTTACTACAAATTGTAGAAAAAGACGCTTTAATCATTTCTACATTATTAAAGATTTCAAATTCAGCAATGTTTGGATTTAGATCTAAAGTAGAAACACCAAGTAGAGCAATCAATCTTTTAGGAATTAATTTTACAATTTCTATTGCTATTGGTGGAACAGTTCAGAATTTACTGATGTCGAATTTAGAGCCATATAGTATTAGTAGTGATGATTTTATGAGAGCTTCAAACCTTTCATCAACTCTAGCTCATTTATGGGTTTCAAAATTTGATTATGATTTAAAAGAAGAGCTTTTACTTCCTGCACTTTTACAAGAAGCTGGTAAGTTTATTTTAGCTGACATAATAGTTTCAGATAAGAAAACAGAAATGTTTAAAGCTAAGATTGCTCAAGGTGAAGATGTAGCTGCTGTTGAAAAAGAATTAGTTGGTTTATCAACTTCAGAAATAACAGCGAAAATCTTTAGACACTGGAAATTAAGTGATAATTTAATTGATATGATTGAATTTGTAGATGATGTAGAAAAATGTAATGCATCAATTAAACAAAAAGCTCAAATTTTAGATGTTATTAAAACAGCTTGTAATGTTACAGATCCTTTAAGTGAAGAGAATTGTGCAAAAGCAGTTGAAAAAGCTACTAAATATGGACTTCATACTAAATCTTTAGAAAAAGCTATAGAGACACTTCAAGACAGACTACTAGACGAATAA
- a CDS encoding diguanylate cyclase domain-containing protein, whose amino-acid sequence MSNISSNNASAYLDVDSEDLAIESLLSKYDIHINNKSYLYSLSDDYDAFIEFISQLYINEEEIPYDIKNELKNNFHFKTYLIDNIQSRLNNILDNSSTIFFKEVVTIINLLSFGKDYNLFKSYNLFNLENLSKLFRDYEDKLQNEYEKKDKKNFENSFTQYVLLIETLNKICTVNSNDVYRKRTINELIDLITETINITKFKVSIGDEKINILNNILGKLLFFYSHIPFIDIKNKDYTYLINEFYFYFQKTCDGYELSKNTNFANEQNHQKYYCIFLNSLSTLLSNLIYKLHHNYDLENTNVLENFANIFDLYKQEVTHKTIKDFKCIYEFQEDLIDNFSYIYNNNTNKNYDYTQILDVFIKNKEFNSINMQIVLCIVLYSKKIDENKLIEILEILIKKDKFENDYHEYYKLSLCDVIISKLTKLNNDIIKNSLHSKIISYIETNKIASHLMAIYSKLYLSLSAYYSYYDDEKSIETTKEYFYKYISINGKSLLENEYLELNNAVLVNLGKNYVEDIKISDLVYETTKYREIGQNIIEKYAKRFEITLKYNINQKLTNIVSEIFTKEGLDSDTLNKSIENFISNEIFHGLIFCAIEGLCEEKCRLVDLGYKKLEIPLMEGYKLRMAYSKVYEHIFLEIFEKNKSYIIQNLINIIISYLKSIPIYIDSVTTLFNTNKLKKDLKNQENEEITFIEIYFDNLKQINSKYTYDKGNKLFKQFALKINEEIPVYRLQGPTLAILSNKEEYKNLIEKIKEITLNHEDINIKPELQISVTWGDSQNILEKSEYGMSLAKNSKNGYYEFK is encoded by the coding sequence ATGTCAAATATTTCTTCAAATAATGCAAGTGCATATTTAGATGTAGATAGTGAAGATTTAGCTATTGAGTCTTTATTAAGTAAATATGATATCCATATAAACAATAAATCTTATCTGTATAGTTTAAGTGATGACTATGATGCTTTTATAGAATTTATATCACAACTATATATTAATGAAGAAGAAATACCTTATGACATAAAAAATGAGCTTAAAAATAATTTTCATTTCAAAACTTATTTAATTGATAATATTCAAAGTAGATTAAATAATATTCTAGATAATAGCTCAACAATTTTCTTCAAAGAAGTAGTAACAATTATAAATCTTTTATCTTTTGGAAAAGATTATAATCTATTTAAGAGTTATAATCTATTTAATTTAGAAAACCTATCTAAGTTATTTAGAGATTACGAAGATAAACTACAAAATGAATATGAAAAAAAAGATAAGAAAAACTTTGAGAACAGTTTCACTCAGTATGTACTATTGATTGAAACACTAAATAAGATTTGTACAGTAAATTCAAATGATGTCTATAGAAAAAGAACAATAAATGAATTAATTGATTTAATCACGGAAACAATAAATATTACAAAATTTAAAGTATCTATTGGTGATGAAAAGATAAATATATTAAATAATATTTTAGGAAAACTACTGTTCTTTTATTCTCATATACCATTTATAGATATTAAAAATAAAGATTACACTTACCTTATAAATGAGTTTTATTTTTATTTTCAAAAAACATGCGATGGTTACGAGTTATCAAAAAATACAAACTTTGCAAATGAACAAAACCATCAAAAGTATTATTGTATTTTTTTAAATTCTTTAAGTACTCTATTATCAAACTTAATTTATAAACTTCACCATAATTATGATTTAGAAAACACAAATGTTTTAGAAAACTTTGCAAATATTTTTGATTTATACAAACAAGAAGTAACACATAAAACTATAAAAGATTTTAAGTGTATATATGAATTTCAAGAAGACTTGATTGATAATTTTTCATATATTTACAACAATAATACAAACAAGAATTACGATTATACTCAGATACTTGACGTGTTTATAAAGAATAAAGAGTTTAATAGTATAAATATGCAAATAGTTCTTTGTATTGTACTTTATTCAAAAAAAATAGATGAAAATAAATTAATTGAAATTTTAGAAATACTTATAAAAAAAGATAAGTTTGAAAATGATTACCATGAATACTATAAACTATCTTTGTGTGATGTTATTATTTCAAAACTAACAAAACTTAACAATGATATTATAAAAAATAGTCTTCATTCTAAAATAATTTCATATATAGAAACAAATAAAATAGCTTCACACCTTATGGCTATATACTCTAAACTCTATTTATCTTTATCTGCTTATTATTCATACTATGATGATGAAAAGTCTATTGAAACTACTAAAGAATATTTTTACAAATATATAAGTATAAATGGCAAATCTCTACTTGAAAATGAATATTTAGAGCTAAACAATGCAGTTCTTGTAAATCTTGGGAAAAACTACGTTGAAGATATAAAGATTAGTGATTTAGTTTACGAGACAACAAAATATAGAGAAATTGGTCAAAATATTATAGAGAAGTATGCAAAAAGATTTGAAATCACCTTAAAATATAATATAAACCAAAAACTAACAAATATCGTAAGTGAAATCTTTACAAAAGAAGGTTTGGATAGTGATACTTTAAATAAAAGTATTGAAAACTTTATTTCAAATGAAATATTTCATGGTCTTATTTTTTGCGCCATTGAAGGGCTTTGTGAAGAAAAATGTAGATTAGTTGACTTAGGATATAAAAAACTTGAAATACCCCTAATGGAAGGCTATAAACTAAGAATGGCTTATTCTAAAGTATATGAACATATATTTTTAGAGATTTTTGAAAAAAACAAGTCTTATATAATACAAAACCTCATAAATATTATCATTAGTTATTTAAAAAGTATCCCTATATATATAGATTCAGTTACTACGCTATTTAATACAAATAAATTAAAAAAAGATTTAAAAAATCAAGAAAATGAAGAAATTACATTTATTGAAATTTATTTTGATAATTTAAAACAAATCAATAGTAAATACACTTATGATAAAGGTAATAAACTATTTAAACAATTTGCTTTAAAAATAAATGAAGAAATACCTGTATATAGACTTCAAGGTCCTACATTAGCTATTTTAAGTAATAAAGAAGAGTATAAAAATTTAATTGAAAAAATAAAAGAGATTACTTTGAATCATGAAGATATTAATATAAAACCAGAACTTCAAATTTCAGTTACATGGGGTGATAGTCAAAATATTTTAGAAAAGTCAGAATATGGAATGTCTTTAGCTAAAAATAGTAAAAATGGATATTATGAATTTAAATAA
- the recO gene encoding recombination protein RecO, whose product MQGYIIDIKPVKDDDLIVTILTENHLYTTYRFYGARHSNINIGYKIDFELENTRANIPRLKDVIQLGFEWILDYEKMYCWQRFIKLFNPHLKDLEEVDSYYFYLLDHLTHVMIKQNALRAICETYINLLEHEGRLHTNYECLLCENTITKDISLVRSFLPVHAKCTYSKVFEMRKIKELFEEKKLISFSDEEVEYLWNIILQGL is encoded by the coding sequence TTGCAAGGATATATAATAGATATTAAACCAGTTAAAGATGATGACTTAATAGTTACCATTCTTACTGAGAATCATTTATATACTACTTATAGATTTTATGGAGCAAGACACTCAAATATAAATATTGGTTATAAAATAGATTTTGAACTTGAAAATACAAGAGCTAATATACCAAGGCTTAAAGATGTTATTCAATTAGGTTTTGAATGGATATTAGATTATGAAAAAATGTATTGTTGGCAAAGATTTATAAAATTATTTAACCCACATTTAAAAGATTTAGAAGAAGTTGATTCTTATTACTTTTATCTATTAGACCACCTCACGCATGTAATGATAAAGCAAAATGCACTAAGAGCAATTTGTGAGACATATATAAACCTACTTGAACATGAAGGAAGACTTCATACAAATTATGAGTGTCTTTTATGTGAAAACACCATTACAAAAGATATATCACTTGTTAGAAGTTTTCTTCCTGTTCATGCAAAATGTACATATAGTAAGGTTTTTGAAATGAGAAAAATAAAAGAACTCTTTGAAGAAAAAAAGCTCATTAGCTTTTCAGATGAAGAGGTTGAATACCTGTGGAACATAATACTTCAAGGTTTATAA
- a CDS encoding pyrimidine/purine nucleoside phosphorylase encodes MAEFNNVSIAKAANILFEGNITSRSIEFEDGSKKTLGIMLPGEYELNTVHSEIMDIQRGKLEVMLPAEDWVEYEGPATFEIPANSKFKLKVHSLVDYCCSFVK; translated from the coding sequence ATGGCAGAATTTAATAATGTATCAATTGCAAAAGCTGCAAATATTTTATTTGAAGGAAATATCACTAGTAGAAGTATTGAGTTTGAAGATGGATCTAAAAAAACATTAGGAATTATGTTACCTGGTGAGTATGAATTAAATACGGTTCATTCAGAGATTATGGATATTCAAAGAGGAAAACTAGAAGTTATGCTTCCTGCTGAAGATTGGGTTGAATATGAAGGGCCTGCGACTTTTGAAATTCCTGCAAATTCAAAATTTAAATTAAAAGTACATTCATTAGTTGATTATTGTTGTTCTTTTGTAAAATAA
- a CDS encoding cytochrome-c peroxidase has product MLNLNAQEIYKPLPTTLSYDKKKVNLGRELFFDTLLSKNKNISCASCHSIYGADDKKFSLGDNNKIGSINTTSIFNNKFNLSLFWNGRANNLKEQLLDGPLFNEHEMNISKELIEQRLRTSLKYQKLFEEAYGKKPNFKNSIDAIIAFEETLITPNSKFDKYLRGEVEFSSKEKKGLELFNSYGCVSCHNGINLGGNSYQKFGTIINYNSSKNNSLWEDRFKYTNKQKDKDVYRVPSLRNVAKTAPYFHSGDVNDLKHAISLMAYYNLGIVIKHEEVELIELFLNTLTGELPKTWITR; this is encoded by the coding sequence TTGTTAAATTTAAATGCACAAGAAATATATAAACCTTTACCTACTACTTTATCTTATGATAAAAAAAAGGTAAATCTAGGAAGAGAACTATTTTTTGATACATTACTATCTAAAAACAAAAACATATCATGTGCTTCATGCCATAGTATTTATGGTGCAGATGATAAAAAGTTTAGTTTAGGAGACAATAATAAAATAGGGAGTATCAATACAACAAGTATTTTTAATAATAAATTTAACTTAAGTCTTTTTTGGAATGGAAGAGCAAATAATTTAAAAGAGCAACTTTTAGATGGACCACTTTTTAATGAACATGAAATGAATATTTCAAAAGAACTTATTGAACAAAGACTAAGAACATCTTTAAAATATCAAAAGCTTTTTGAAGAAGCATATGGAAAAAAACCAAACTTTAAAAATAGTATTGATGCTATAATTGCTTTTGAAGAAACTCTAATAACTCCAAATTCAAAATTTGATAAATATTTAAGAGGTGAAGTTGAGTTTTCTTCTAAAGAAAAAAAAGGTTTAGAGCTATTTAATTCTTATGGTTGTGTTTCTTGCCATAATGGAATAAATTTGGGTGGAAACTCTTATCAAAAATTTGGAACTATTATTAATTATAATAGTAGTAAAAATAATAGCCTTTGGGAAGATAGATTTAAATATACAAATAAGCAGAAAGACAAAGATGTTTATAGAGTTCCTAGTCTTAGAAATGTGGCTAAAACTGCTCCATATTTTCATTCAGGGGATGTTAATGATTTAAAACATGCAATAAGTCTAATGGCTTACTATAATCTTGGTATAGTAATAAAACATGAAGAAGTTGAATTAATTGAGTTGTTTTTAAATACTCTAACAGGTGAACTTCCTAAAACATGGATAACTAGATAA